A portion of the Mycobacterium paraseoulense genome contains these proteins:
- the dapE gene encoding succinyl-diaminopimelate desuccinylase, with protein MLDLRADPIELTAALVDIPSESRDEARLADEVEAALRAQTSGFEIVRNGNAVLARTRRRRPSRVLLAGHLDTVPVAGNLPSRRENGDLYGCGAADMKSGDAVFLHLAATVAEPVHDLTLVFYDCEEIDAAANGLGRIERELPDWLSADVAILGEPTGGYIEAGCQGTLRVVVSATGTRAHSARPWLGDNAIHKLGAVLDRLAGYSARTVDIDGCEYREGLSAVRIDGGVAGNVIPDAAAVTVNFRFAPDRSVTAALEHVHEVFDGLDVRIEQTDAAAGAMPGLSQPAAKALVEAAGGRVRAKYGWTDVARFAALGIPALNFGPGDPNLAHRRDESVPVANITAAVAMLRGYLTG; from the coding sequence GTGCTGGACTTGCGCGCGGACCCGATAGAGCTGACCGCGGCGTTGGTCGACATCCCCAGCGAATCGCGAGACGAGGCGCGCCTGGCCGACGAGGTGGAGGCCGCGCTGCGCGCCCAGACGTCCGGCTTCGAGATCGTGCGCAACGGCAACGCCGTGCTGGCGCGCACCCGGCGCCGGCGGCCGTCCCGGGTGCTGCTGGCCGGACACCTGGACACCGTCCCGGTAGCCGGCAACCTGCCCAGCCGTCGGGAGAACGGCGACCTGTATGGATGCGGCGCCGCGGACATGAAATCGGGTGACGCGGTCTTCCTGCACCTGGCCGCCACCGTGGCCGAGCCGGTGCACGATCTGACGCTGGTGTTCTATGACTGCGAGGAAATCGACGCGGCGGCAAACGGTTTGGGCCGCATCGAGCGCGAGTTGCCGGACTGGCTGTCCGCCGACGTGGCCATCCTGGGCGAACCGACCGGCGGCTACATCGAAGCAGGCTGCCAGGGTACGCTGCGCGTCGTGGTCTCGGCCACCGGGACCCGCGCCCACTCGGCGCGGCCGTGGCTGGGCGACAACGCCATTCACAAGCTGGGCGCCGTGCTGGACCGGCTGGCCGGCTACTCCGCCCGCACCGTCGACATCGACGGCTGCGAGTATCGCGAGGGCCTGTCCGCGGTACGCATCGACGGCGGCGTCGCGGGCAACGTGATCCCCGACGCGGCGGCGGTGACGGTCAACTTCCGGTTTGCCCCCGACCGGTCGGTGACCGCCGCGCTCGAGCACGTGCACGAGGTGTTCGACGGGCTCGACGTGCGCATCGAGCAGACCGACGCCGCCGCGGGCGCGATGCCCGGGCTGTCGCAGCCCGCGGCCAAGGCCCTGGTCGAGGCAGCCGGGGGACGGGTCCGGGCGAAGTACGGGTGGACCGACGTCGCGCGCTTCGCCGCGCTGGGCATCCCGGCGCTCAACTTCGGCCCCGGCGATCCCAACCTCGCGCACCGGCGCGACGAGAGCGTCCCGGTCGCCAACATCACCGCCGCGGTGGCCATGCTGCGCGGTTACCTCACCGGCTGA
- a CDS encoding MFS transporter, translating to MRRIAAACLVGSAIEFYDFLIYGTAAALVFPTVFFPGLGSTLATIASMATFATAFLSRPLGAAVFGYFGDRLGRKKTLVATLMIMGVSTVSVGMVPSTASIGAAAPLILIVLRLFQGFAVGGEWAGSVLLSAEYAPAGKRGWYGMFTLLGGGTAGILASLTFLTVNLTMGENSPAFMEWGWRVPFLISSGLIGIALYVRLNIDETPLFVEEQAREQVPKAPLAELLRFQRREIVLVAGCFLGGMAFVYLGNTFLVMYAHNHLGYSRSFIWGVGALGGLTSMMFVSFGAWISDRVGRRRVMLWGLAACLPWAFAVIPLMDTGEPVLYAVAVLGMFAAAAVAHGPTGAFVPELFATRYRYSGAAVAMNLAGVLGAAVPPLIAGTLLATYGSWAIGLMMATLVVASLVSVYLLPETKGTALRAAPAAEEVAADR from the coding sequence ATGCGGCGTATCGCCGCCGCCTGCCTCGTCGGCTCGGCCATCGAGTTCTACGACTTCCTGATCTACGGGACCGCGGCCGCCCTGGTGTTTCCCACGGTGTTCTTCCCGGGCCTGGGCTCGACGCTGGCCACCATCGCCTCGATGGCGACCTTCGCGACGGCGTTCCTGTCCCGCCCCTTGGGCGCGGCCGTCTTCGGCTACTTCGGGGACCGGCTGGGCCGCAAGAAGACCCTGGTCGCAACGCTGATGATCATGGGCGTGTCGACCGTGAGCGTGGGCATGGTCCCCAGCACGGCCTCGATCGGCGCCGCGGCGCCGTTGATCCTCATCGTCCTGCGACTGTTTCAGGGGTTCGCGGTCGGCGGCGAATGGGCGGGCTCGGTGTTGCTGAGCGCCGAGTACGCCCCCGCCGGCAAACGCGGGTGGTACGGCATGTTCACCCTGCTCGGCGGCGGCACCGCCGGCATCCTCGCCAGCCTGACCTTCCTGACCGTGAACCTCACCATGGGCGAGAACAGCCCCGCGTTCATGGAATGGGGGTGGCGGGTGCCCTTCCTGATCAGCAGCGGTCTCATCGGCATCGCCCTGTATGTGCGGCTGAACATCGACGAAACCCCGCTCTTCGTGGAGGAGCAGGCCCGCGAGCAGGTGCCCAAGGCGCCGCTCGCGGAGCTGTTGCGGTTCCAGCGGCGTGAGATCGTGCTCGTCGCGGGCTGCTTCCTGGGCGGCATGGCCTTCGTCTACCTGGGCAACACCTTTCTCGTCATGTACGCCCACAACCACCTGGGTTACTCGCGTAGCTTCATCTGGGGCGTCGGCGCCCTGGGCGGGCTCACCAGCATGATGTTTGTGTCGTTCGGAGCCTGGATCTCCGATCGGGTCGGGCGGCGCCGGGTGATGCTATGGGGGCTGGCCGCGTGCCTGCCGTGGGCGTTCGCGGTCATCCCGCTGATGGACACCGGCGAGCCGGTGTTGTACGCGGTCGCCGTGCTCGGCATGTTCGCCGCCGCGGCGGTGGCCCACGGGCCCACGGGCGCCTTCGTTCCCGAGCTGTTCGCCACGCGCTACCGCTACAGCGGCGCGGCGGTCGCGATGAACCTTGCCGGTGTCCTCGGCGCCGCCGTGCCGCCGTTGATCGCCGGCACGTTGCTGGCGACGTACGGCAGCTGGGCGATCGGGCTCATGATGGCCACTCTCGTGGTGGCCAGCTTGGTCTCCGTCTACCTGCTGCCCGAAACGAAAGGCACCGCGCTGCGGGCCGCCCCGGCGGCCGAGGAAGTCGCCGCCGACCGGTAA
- the dapD gene encoding 2,3,4,5-tetrahydropyridine-2,6-dicarboxylate N-succinyltransferase produces MTAVTGAVGIGLATLAADGSILDTWFPAPELTESGTGGTSRLALSDVPSELAALVGRDDDRGTETIAVRTVIGSLEDVAADAYDAYLRLHLLSHRLVAPHGLNAGGLFGVLTNVVWTNRGPCAIEGFEAVRARLRRHGPVTVYGIDKFPRMVDYVVPAGVRIADADRVRLGAHLAPGTTVMHEGFVNYNAGTLGASMVEGRISAGVVVGDGSDIGGGASIMGTLSGGGTEVISIGKRCLLGANAGLGISLGDDCVVEAGLYVTAGTKVATPDGQVLKAAELSGGNNLLFRRNSVSGAVEVVARGGQGIALNEDLHAN; encoded by the coding sequence CTGACCGCCGTGACTGGAGCTGTAGGCATCGGCCTGGCGACGCTGGCCGCCGACGGATCGATCCTCGACACGTGGTTTCCCGCACCGGAACTGACCGAGTCGGGCACCGGCGGCACGTCGCGCCTCGCCCTGTCGGATGTGCCTTCGGAGCTGGCCGCGCTCGTCGGCCGGGACGACGACCGCGGCACCGAGACGATCGCCGTGCGCACGGTGATCGGTTCGCTCGAGGACGTGGCCGCCGACGCCTACGACGCCTACCTGCGACTGCATCTGCTGTCGCACCGGTTGGTGGCGCCGCATGGGCTGAACGCCGGCGGCCTGTTCGGGGTATTGACCAATGTCGTGTGGACTAACCGCGGGCCGTGCGCGATCGAGGGGTTCGAGGCGGTCCGGGCGCGGCTGCGCCGGCACGGGCCGGTGACCGTCTACGGCATCGACAAGTTCCCGCGCATGGTCGACTACGTCGTGCCCGCCGGGGTGCGCATCGCCGACGCCGATCGGGTGCGGCTGGGCGCCCACTTGGCGCCCGGGACGACGGTGATGCACGAGGGCTTCGTCAACTACAACGCCGGCACGCTGGGCGCGTCGATGGTCGAGGGCCGCATCTCGGCCGGCGTGGTGGTGGGCGACGGGTCGGACATCGGCGGCGGCGCGTCCATCATGGGCACGCTGTCCGGCGGGGGCACGGAGGTCATTTCGATCGGCAAACGCTGCCTGCTGGGCGCCAATGCGGGGCTGGGCATCTCGCTGGGCGACGACTGCGTCGTCGAGGCCGGCCTGTACGTGACCGCGGGCACCAAGGTCGCCACGCCCGACGGCCAGGTGCTCAAGGCCGCGGAGCTGTCCGGCGGCAACAACCTGTTGTTCCGCCGCAATTCGGTCAGCGGCGCCGTCGAGGTGGTGGCCCGCGGCGGTCAGGGCATCGCCCTCAACGAGGACCTGCACGCCAACTGA
- the fadD6 gene encoding long-chain-acyl-CoA synthetase FadD6, with amino-acid sequence MADHDGGARPAVKLTDIASRAPGLLADIPVIVRGAMTGLLAQPGSKKSIGTVFQERAARYGDRIFLRFGDQQLTYGEANAAANRYAAVLAAHGVGHGDVVAIMLRNSPNAVLAMLAAVKCGAVAGMLNYHQRGEVLAHSLGLLKAKVLIAETDLVSAVAECGGSGDTETMTVDDLERSAASAPATNPASVSAVQARDTAFYIFTSGTTGFPKASVMTHLRWLKALAAFGGIGLRLKSSDTLYSCLPLYHNNALTVALSSVINSGATLALGKSFSASKFWDEVIATEATAFIYIGEICRYLLNQPRKATDRAHRVRVIAGNGLRPEIWDEFTDRFDIARVCEFYASSEGNTAFINIFNVPRTTGVFPMPLAYVEYDPDTGAPLRDDNGRVRRVPPGEPGLLLSRVNRLQPFDGYTDKESSEKKLVRNAFREGDVWFNSGDVMSPQGMGHAAFVDRLGDTFRWKGENVATTQVEAALASDESVEECTVFGVEIPRTGGRAGMAAVKLRDGAEFDGKSLARAVYGQLPVYALPLFVRVVKSLEHTTTFKSRKVELREQAYCSDVRDPLYVLAGRDEGYVPYYDEYPDEVADGKRPRG; translated from the coding sequence GTGGCCGACCACGACGGGGGAGCGCGCCCGGCGGTCAAACTGACCGATATCGCATCGCGGGCGCCGGGGCTGCTGGCCGATATCCCGGTGATCGTGCGCGGGGCGATGACCGGGCTGTTGGCCCAGCCGGGTTCGAAGAAGTCGATCGGCACGGTGTTCCAGGAACGCGCCGCCCGCTACGGCGACCGGATCTTCCTGCGGTTCGGCGACCAGCAACTGACCTACGGCGAGGCCAACGCCGCCGCCAACAGGTACGCCGCGGTGCTGGCCGCGCACGGTGTCGGCCACGGCGACGTCGTGGCGATCATGCTGCGCAACTCGCCCAACGCGGTGCTGGCGATGCTGGCCGCGGTCAAGTGCGGCGCCGTCGCCGGGATGCTCAACTACCACCAGCGCGGTGAGGTGCTGGCGCACAGCCTGGGCCTGCTGAAGGCCAAGGTGTTGATCGCGGAGACCGACCTGGTCAGCGCGGTCGCCGAGTGCGGCGGCTCGGGCGACACCGAGACCATGACGGTCGACGACCTGGAGCGATCGGCCGCCAGCGCCCCGGCCACCAACCCGGCGTCGGTGTCGGCCGTGCAGGCCAGGGACACCGCGTTCTACATCTTCACTTCGGGCACGACGGGATTCCCGAAGGCCAGCGTGATGACCCACCTGCGGTGGCTGAAGGCACTGGCGGCGTTCGGCGGCATCGGCCTGCGGCTGAAGAGCTCCGACACCCTGTACAGCTGCCTGCCGCTGTACCACAACAACGCGCTGACCGTCGCGTTGTCGTCGGTGATCAACTCCGGGGCGACGCTGGCGCTGGGCAAGTCGTTCTCGGCGTCGAAGTTCTGGGACGAGGTGATCGCCACTGAAGCCACCGCGTTCATTTACATCGGCGAGATCTGCCGGTACCTGCTCAACCAGCCGCGCAAGGCCACCGACCGTGCGCACCGGGTGCGGGTGATCGCCGGCAACGGGCTGCGCCCGGAGATCTGGGACGAGTTCACCGACCGGTTCGACATCGCCCGGGTCTGCGAGTTCTACGCCTCCAGCGAGGGCAACACCGCGTTCATCAACATCTTCAACGTGCCCAGGACCACCGGCGTCTTCCCGATGCCGCTGGCCTACGTGGAGTACGACCCCGACACCGGGGCCCCGCTGCGCGACGACAACGGGCGGGTGCGCCGGGTTCCCCCCGGCGAGCCCGGCCTGCTGCTGAGCCGGGTCAACCGGCTCCAGCCGTTCGACGGCTACACCGACAAGGAGTCGAGCGAAAAGAAGTTGGTGCGCAACGCGTTCCGCGAGGGCGACGTGTGGTTCAACTCCGGTGACGTGATGAGCCCGCAGGGCATGGGCCACGCCGCGTTCGTCGACCGCCTCGGCGACACGTTCCGGTGGAAGGGGGAGAACGTCGCCACCACGCAGGTGGAGGCGGCGCTGGCGTCCGACGAGTCCGTGGAGGAATGCACGGTTTTCGGCGTGGAGATTCCCCGCACCGGCGGCCGCGCCGGGATGGCCGCGGTCAAGCTGCGCGACGGCGCGGAGTTCGACGGCAAGTCGCTGGCCCGCGCGGTGTACGGCCAGCTGCCCGTCTACGCGCTGCCGCTGTTCGTGCGGGTGGTCAAATCCCTGGAGCACACCACGACGTTCAAGAGCCGCAAGGTGGAGCTGCGCGAGCAGGCCTACTGCTCCGACGTGCGCGACCCGCTGTACGTATTGGCCGGCCGCGACGAGGGCTACGTGCCGTACTACGACGAATACCCCGACGAAGTGGCCGACGGGAAGCGACCGCGGGGCTGA
- a CDS encoding AAA family ATPase, with protein sequence MPIRWNVPQHASALERLEAALSSRGAVVLGPDGCGKSTLARLAAEGFARRHPGTRIRWVTGTPTERAVPFGAFSHLVEIADVGKPAALLRAARSSLDGDDLLLVVDDAHDLDILSATLVYQSALSGAARMIVTGRADSSPEAIAALWSDGLLPRIDIEAPGGTTTPGEVDAFLGELPTAARAVLDYLAVAEPLSLADLDALAGADAVAQAADAGAVETRARGGSSDEPVVYTAHPLFAERAHAALGGDGARQRRTDVVRLLSQHPSEHLSDRLRLAVLALDSDAPQPTAEVVSAAQQALRLGDLALGERLASAALVRSGGLAARLALAHALAWQGRGREADAVLAGVDPSGLTEAALMDWALLRAANQFWMLSEPERATAFLRTIRGRVSDAGARTTLDALSATFAMNAGNVGHAVKVADEVLATPDADDQAVAWAASAAALCAARQGRFDDVEPLAQRALAAEHPGLLRFTIGLGQTTALLMAGRLDEARQLAQQFTDFAELQQPGRAIGEVLLAHVLLADGEFAKAAALLGPAAATLERTGYSWGPLSLTLLASALAQQGDIAAAGKTLGRAESRHGTKSALFAPELGVARAWRLASMRDAHGAVAAARDAARMAERGGQRAVAVRVWHDAVRLGDTRAADPLSRLGAEIDCAAGKLALAHAQALAAHDEAALLAVSDDLAAVGMRAAAADAAAQAQRCGS encoded by the coding sequence ATGCCGATTCGATGGAACGTCCCCCAGCACGCGTCGGCTCTCGAGCGGCTGGAGGCGGCGCTGTCGTCGCGCGGCGCCGTCGTGCTCGGACCGGACGGGTGCGGCAAGTCCACGTTGGCCCGGTTGGCCGCCGAGGGCTTCGCCCGCCGGCATCCCGGCACGCGCATCCGCTGGGTCACCGGCACCCCGACCGAACGCGCGGTTCCCTTCGGCGCCTTCAGCCACCTCGTCGAGATCGCCGACGTCGGCAAGCCGGCCGCGCTGTTGCGCGCCGCCCGGTCCTCGCTCGACGGTGACGACCTGCTGCTCGTGGTCGACGACGCCCACGACCTGGACATCCTGTCGGCCACGCTGGTGTACCAGTCGGCGCTTTCCGGCGCGGCCAGGATGATCGTCACCGGCCGCGCCGATTCGTCTCCCGAGGCCATCGCGGCGCTGTGGAGCGACGGCCTGCTCCCCCGCATCGACATCGAAGCGCCCGGCGGGACGACCACACCGGGCGAAGTCGACGCGTTCCTCGGCGAACTACCCACCGCGGCCCGCGCGGTGCTGGACTACCTCGCCGTCGCCGAGCCGCTGTCGCTCGCCGACCTCGACGCCCTCGCCGGCGCGGACGCGGTTGCGCAGGCGGCCGATGCCGGGGCGGTGGAGACGCGGGCGCGCGGCGGGTCCTCGGACGAACCGGTGGTCTACACGGCCCACCCGCTGTTTGCCGAGCGGGCGCACGCCGCGCTCGGCGGCGACGGCGCGCGGCAACGGCGCACCGATGTGGTCCGGCTGCTGTCCCAGCATCCGTCGGAGCACCTCAGCGACCGGCTGCGGTTGGCGGTCCTGGCCCTGGACAGCGACGCCCCGCAGCCGACGGCCGAGGTGGTGTCCGCGGCGCAACAGGCGCTGCGGCTGGGCGATCTCGCCCTCGGCGAACGGCTGGCCTCCGCCGCGCTGGTGCGGTCCGGCGGGTTGGCGGCGCGGCTGGCGCTCGCACACGCGCTGGCGTGGCAGGGCCGCGGCCGCGAGGCCGACGCGGTGCTGGCCGGCGTGGACCCCTCCGGGTTGACCGAGGCCGCCCTGATGGACTGGGCGCTGCTGCGCGCCGCCAACCAGTTCTGGATGCTCAGCGAGCCCGAGCGGGCAACCGCGTTCTTGCGCACCATCCGCGGCCGCGTCTCGGACGCGGGCGCACGCACGACGCTCGACGCGCTGAGCGCCACGTTCGCGATGAACGCCGGCAACGTCGGGCACGCCGTGAAGGTCGCGGACGAGGTGCTGGCCACGCCGGACGCCGACGACCAGGCGGTGGCCTGGGCGGCCAGCGCGGCGGCACTGTGCGCGGCCCGGCAGGGGCGTTTCGACGACGTCGAGCCGCTGGCCCAACGCGCCCTGGCCGCCGAACATCCGGGGTTGTTGCGCTTCACGATCGGGCTTGGGCAGACCACAGCCTTGTTGATGGCGGGCCGCCTCGACGAGGCACGCCAACTCGCGCAGCAGTTCACCGATTTCGCCGAGCTGCAACAGCCGGGCCGTGCGATCGGTGAGGTGCTGCTGGCCCACGTGCTGCTCGCCGACGGTGAATTCGCCAAAGCGGCGGCGCTACTCGGCCCGGCGGCCGCGACGTTGGAACGCACCGGCTATTCGTGGGGGCCGCTGTCGTTGACGCTGCTGGCCAGCGCGCTGGCCCAGCAGGGCGATATCGCCGCCGCGGGAAAGACATTGGGGCGGGCCGAATCCCGGCACGGAACCAAGTCGGCGCTGTTCGCACCGGAGCTGGGCGTCGCCCGGGCGTGGCGGCTGGCCTCGATGCGCGACGCGCACGGTGCGGTTGCCGCCGCCCGTGACGCCGCCCGGATGGCCGAACGTGGCGGCCAGCGGGCGGTGGCGGTGCGGGTGTGGCACGACGCCGTGCGGCTCGGCGACACCCGCGCGGCCGATCCGTTGTCCCGGCTGGGCGCCGAAATCGACTGTGCTGCGGGAAAACTCGCGCTCGCCCATGCGCAGGCCCTTGCGGCCCACGACGAGGCGGCGCTGCTCGCAGTGTCGGACGACCTGGCGGCGGTGGGGATGCGCGCGGCGGCGGCCGACGCCGCCGCGCAGGCGCAGCGGTGCGGGTCCTGA
- a CDS encoding LOG family protein yields the protein MRPEREPSGDWAVCVYCASGPQHPELLAVAAELGEAIAERGWTLVWGGGRVSAMGAVATAARARGGRTVGVIPQVLMRVEIADIEADELIVTETMHERKNVMEERADAFIVLPGGVGTLDELLDSWTTGYLGLHRKPIVMLDPLGHYEGLWTWLRGLVDSGYVSQPAMDRLLLVDKVSAAVKACAPD from the coding sequence ATGCGCCCTGAACGCGAGCCGTCAGGCGACTGGGCGGTGTGTGTGTACTGCGCGTCCGGCCCGCAGCATCCCGAATTGCTCGCCGTCGCTGCCGAACTCGGCGAGGCGATCGCCGAGCGCGGTTGGACACTGGTGTGGGGCGGCGGCCGGGTGTCGGCGATGGGCGCGGTGGCGACCGCGGCGCGCGCCCGCGGGGGCCGGACCGTCGGCGTCATCCCCCAGGTCCTGATGCGCGTCGAGATCGCCGACATCGAAGCCGACGAACTGATCGTCACCGAGACCATGCACGAGCGAAAGAACGTCATGGAGGAGCGCGCCGACGCGTTCATCGTGCTCCCCGGCGGCGTCGGCACCCTGGACGAGCTGCTGGACTCGTGGACCACCGGCTACCTCGGCCTGCACCGCAAACCCATCGTCATGCTCGATCCGCTGGGGCATTACGAAGGCCTGTGGACCTGGCTGCGTGGATTGGTCGACAGCGGGTACGTCTCGCAGCCCGCGATGGACCGGTTGTTGCTGGTCGACAAGGTGAGCGCCGCCGTGAAGGCGTGTGCGCCCGACTGA
- a CDS encoding acyl-CoA synthetase: MLLESLNPAAVTATDIADAVRIDGAVLSRSDLVGAATSVAERVAGAERVAILATPTAATVLAVTGCLIAGVPFVPVPADVGAAERRHMLTDSGVRAWLGPTPDESEGLPHIPVRLHARSWHRYPEPSPDATAMIIYTSGTTGLPKGVVLSRRAIAADLDALAQAWQWTADDVLVHGLPLFHVHGLVLGLLGSLRVGNRFVHTGRPTPAGYAQACAEWGGSLFFGVPTVWSRVVADEAAARALRPARLLVSGSAPLPVPVFERLAHLTGHEPVERYGASESLITLSTRADGERRAGWVGLPLTGVQTRLIDDTGAEVPHDGETVGKLEVRGPMMFDGYLNRPEATAEAFDTDGWYRTGDVAVIDGGGMHRIVGRESVDLIKSGGYRIGAGEIETALLGHPGVREAAVVGMPDPDLGQRIVAFIVGAADLKADDLIDHVAQELSVHKRPREVRLVDALPRNAMGKVLKKQLLTDG, translated from the coding sequence GCGCCGCCACGTCGGTGGCCGAGCGGGTTGCCGGCGCGGAGCGGGTGGCGATCCTGGCCACGCCGACCGCGGCGACCGTCCTCGCGGTGACCGGGTGCCTGATCGCCGGCGTCCCGTTCGTGCCGGTGCCCGCGGACGTCGGTGCGGCCGAACGCCGACACATGCTCACCGACTCGGGGGTGCGGGCCTGGCTCGGTCCGACACCCGACGAGTCGGAGGGGCTGCCGCACATCCCGGTGCGGTTGCACGCCCGGTCCTGGCACCGCTACCCCGAGCCGTCACCGGACGCCACCGCGATGATCATCTACACCTCGGGCACCACCGGCCTGCCCAAGGGTGTGGTGCTGAGCCGCCGAGCTATCGCGGCCGACCTCGACGCCCTGGCGCAGGCCTGGCAGTGGACGGCCGACGACGTGCTGGTGCACGGGCTGCCGCTGTTTCACGTGCACGGGCTGGTGCTGGGATTGCTCGGGTCGCTGCGGGTGGGAAATCGCTTCGTGCACACCGGAAGACCGACGCCGGCCGGGTACGCGCAAGCGTGCGCCGAATGGGGCGGATCGCTGTTTTTCGGGGTGCCCACCGTGTGGTCACGGGTGGTGGCCGACGAGGCGGCGGCCCGGGCGCTGCGCCCGGCGCGGCTGCTGGTTTCGGGCAGCGCGCCGCTGCCGGTGCCCGTATTCGAGCGGCTGGCCCACCTGACCGGGCACGAGCCGGTCGAACGGTACGGCGCCTCCGAATCGCTGATCACCCTGTCGACCCGCGCCGACGGCGAGCGACGCGCCGGATGGGTGGGCCTGCCGCTCACCGGCGTGCAGACCCGGCTGATCGACGACACCGGCGCCGAGGTGCCGCACGACGGGGAAACCGTTGGGAAGCTTGAGGTTCGGGGCCCGATGATGTTCGACGGCTACCTCAACCGTCCCGAGGCCACCGCCGAGGCGTTCGATACGGACGGCTGGTACCGCACCGGCGACGTCGCGGTCATCGACGGCGGGGGCATGCACCGCATCGTGGGCCGCGAGTCGGTCGACCTGATCAAGTCCGGCGGCTACCGGATCGGCGCCGGCGAAATCGAGACGGCGTTACTCGGTCATCCCGGGGTGCGCGAGGCGGCGGTCGTCGGGATGCCGGACCCCGACCTGGGCCAGCGCATCGTCGCGTTCATCGTCGGGGCGGCCGACCTGAAAGCCGACGACCTGATCGACCACGTCGCCCAGGAGCTTTCGGTGCACAAACGGCCACGCGAGGTGCGCCTCGTCGACGCGCTGCCCCGCAACGCCATGGGCAAGGTCCTCAAGAAGCAGCTGCTGACCGACGGCTGA